A single genomic interval of Rubripirellula reticaptiva harbors:
- a CDS encoding thymidine phosphorylase, which yields MLASTLLSKKRDGYPLSDEEIRFLIEGFCSGEVADYQMSSLAMAICLRGMTPRETATLTRAMLESGDRLPRPTERDDSRPRVDKHSTGGLGDKVSLILAPLLAVCDVDVPMVSGRGLGLTGGTLDKLESIEGFTVDQTPEASAKILNQVGAFIVGASERIAPADRRLYALRDVTGTVESIPLITASILSKKLAANLDALVMDVKTGSGAFMKTPADAAALAKSLVSVGQQAGLPTIALMTDMDQPLGQTIGNAIEVNESVDVLRGQAGEVRDLTIELCAELLVQVQVCETIELARSKLVAAIDNGAAFEKFEQLVAAQGGRLRYPLPIADATPILAKQAGFIASLDCNVIGQSVVALGGGRRKTGDAIDHRVGIRVHHRIGDRVELGDPIATLHCHAGQASDYAGILANSVQISHDPVAKRPLILERFEKNDSDSQRTEA from the coding sequence ATGCTTGCATCCACTTTGCTGTCGAAGAAACGTGATGGATACCCTCTATCGGACGAGGAAATACGATTTCTGATCGAAGGTTTTTGCAGCGGCGAGGTCGCCGATTACCAAATGTCTAGCCTGGCAATGGCAATTTGCTTGCGAGGAATGACGCCTCGCGAAACGGCCACACTGACTCGCGCGATGCTGGAAAGTGGCGACCGCTTGCCTCGTCCCACCGAACGCGACGACTCGCGTCCTCGCGTCGACAAACACAGCACCGGCGGATTGGGTGATAAGGTATCGCTGATCTTGGCGCCGCTGCTTGCCGTTTGTGATGTCGACGTGCCGATGGTCAGTGGCCGGGGATTGGGTTTGACCGGTGGAACACTAGACAAACTGGAATCAATTGAGGGGTTCACGGTTGACCAAACGCCCGAAGCCTCGGCAAAGATTTTGAACCAAGTCGGTGCCTTTATTGTGGGGGCAAGCGAACGAATCGCGCCTGCCGATCGGCGTCTGTACGCGCTTCGCGACGTGACGGGGACCGTCGAATCGATCCCCCTGATCACCGCCAGCATTCTTAGCAAGAAACTAGCAGCCAACTTGGACGCTTTGGTGATGGACGTCAAAACGGGATCCGGCGCCTTCATGAAGACGCCCGCCGACGCCGCCGCACTGGCAAAGTCATTGGTATCGGTCGGCCAACAGGCGGGCTTGCCCACGATCGCGTTGATGACCGACATGGACCAGCCGCTTGGGCAGACCATCGGAAACGCAATCGAGGTCAACGAGTCGGTCGACGTCCTGCGCGGTCAGGCGGGCGAGGTCCGTGACTTGACGATCGAGTTATGCGCCGAACTACTGGTACAGGTCCAGGTCTGCGAAACGATTGAATTGGCCCGATCGAAACTTGTCGCGGCGATCGACAACGGTGCAGCTTTCGAAAAATTCGAACAGTTGGTTGCAGCCCAGGGAGGCCGGTTGCGGTACCCGCTGCCGATCGCCGATGCCACGCCCATCCTTGCGAAACAGGCCGGATTCATTGCTTCGCTGGACTGCAACGTGATCGGCCAATCGGTTGTGGCACTGGGGGGCGGCCGACGCAAGACGGGGGACGCGATCGACCATCGCGTGGGCATACGAGTCCACCACCGAATTGGTGACCGCGTCGAATTGGGCGATCCAATTGCGACACTCCACTGCCATGCAGGCCAAGCGAGCGATTATGCTGGGATCCTGGCGAACTCGGTTCAGATCAGCCACGACCCCGTCGCCAAACGTCCGCTGATTTTAGAGCGATTTGAAAAAAACGATTCCGATTCGCAACGAACGGAAGCGTGA
- a CDS encoding S1C family serine protease has product MCSPAFVRHAIAAAIVCGSVLGGIPASSVIPCVAADPPAKEAAANQDHAAVLAGPRALSRAFRFAARKATPSVVTILSYGQAGLGKATNDGGDPSGQAKPNESQQESELEIDDKQLTGIGSGVIISPDGMVITNNHVITGAKRVVVQLSDETEIEATDVFGDPASDVATLRISRDEPFVDAGLGDSDAIEIGDWVLAIGSPFRLEATVSAGIISAKNRAIRRINRGRLIQTDAAINPGNSGGPLIDLDGEVVAISTAIATRNGGYQGIGFAIPINHAKWIAKELAAHGKVRRAAIGIRIAELSPKIAAKFDLPVGLGVLAYQVIDGSAAARGGIKPLDVIVEIDGEPIKDPSNLQAAVERLPVGSFQDFKIVRGEKEISLQIEIASIEDPTLTASKDDEVESSNSKSDSDTKVIAEEPRPEVEADQPQVDSEPDAS; this is encoded by the coding sequence ATGTGCTCACCTGCTTTTGTACGGCATGCCATCGCTGCTGCCATCGTATGCGGATCAGTCTTGGGGGGGATACCTGCCAGCAGTGTGATTCCCTGCGTCGCGGCGGACCCACCCGCCAAAGAAGCTGCCGCCAACCAAGATCATGCGGCGGTGCTAGCCGGTCCGCGGGCATTGTCCCGAGCATTTCGGTTCGCAGCTCGCAAGGCCACGCCGTCGGTCGTCACCATTTTGTCGTACGGCCAAGCTGGACTCGGGAAAGCGACGAACGACGGCGGCGATCCGTCTGGCCAAGCCAAGCCGAATGAAAGTCAGCAAGAATCAGAGCTGGAGATCGACGACAAGCAACTGACCGGCATTGGCAGCGGTGTTATCATCAGCCCCGATGGGATGGTGATCACCAACAATCACGTCATCACCGGCGCCAAACGAGTTGTCGTCCAGTTGTCCGATGAAACTGAAATCGAAGCAACCGATGTCTTCGGTGATCCGGCCAGCGACGTGGCGACGCTGCGAATAAGCCGCGACGAACCGTTCGTCGACGCGGGACTTGGCGATTCGGACGCCATCGAGATTGGCGACTGGGTTTTAGCCATCGGCAGCCCGTTTCGATTGGAAGCGACCGTTAGCGCGGGCATCATTAGCGCAAAGAATCGGGCGATCCGGCGGATCAACCGAGGTCGTTTGATCCAAACGGACGCCGCGATCAATCCGGGGAATTCGGGTGGACCGCTGATCGATTTAGATGGTGAGGTCGTCGCGATCAGCACCGCGATCGCAACTCGCAACGGTGGCTACCAAGGCATTGGTTTCGCGATTCCCATCAACCATGCCAAATGGATCGCCAAAGAACTAGCCGCCCACGGCAAGGTTCGCCGCGCCGCGATTGGTATTCGCATTGCCGAACTGAGTCCGAAGATCGCTGCGAAATTCGACTTGCCCGTCGGCTTGGGCGTCCTCGCCTATCAGGTCATCGACGGATCGGCGGCGGCTCGCGGCGGGATCAAGCCACTTGATGTGATCGTTGAAATCGATGGCGAGCCGATCAAAGATCCTTCAAACCTGCAGGCAGCCGTGGAACGCTTGCCCGTTGGTTCGTTCCAAGACTTCAAAATCGTTCGCGGCGAAAAAGAAATCTCGCTACAGATCGAAATCGCATCGATCGAAGACCCGACCCTAACGGCCAGCAAGGACGACGAAGTTGAATCAAGCAATAGCAAATCGGACTCAGACACGAAAGTCATAGCCGAAGAACCGCGTCCGGAAGTCGAAGCCGATCAACCGCAAGTTGACTCGGAACCGGATGCTTCGTAA
- a CDS encoding transglutaminase-like domain-containing protein, protein MNLSRRQWLLSASAIAACGWSARPSVAQDADSDLDRADTAAAGSDTATSSDDKRLIYDSPQTQNWKIGLILNTPVTCSNVLATYVVPMNWPEQTVTLVNQTIDRGVTGWKTRDLPGGARQVVVQMARVTAGSTVEATFEFAVERSRILPSENTSDLVLPKRVPRELRNYMGNSPNIDASHGRIRAVARELNEKDAENDWQRIEQIYDYVRDNVEYVEGPIRNASDALKDGKGDCEDMTSLFVALCRNNGIPARMVWIPDHCYPEYYLETPKVDGKEGEGIWFPCQAAGTRQFGRMDEHRPVLQKGDRFKVPESSTPQRYVSEYFQCDRFGKSSPRPKFIRDLIDV, encoded by the coding sequence ATGAATCTATCCCGTCGCCAGTGGTTGCTAAGTGCGTCAGCGATTGCCGCGTGCGGATGGTCAGCGCGACCATCGGTGGCGCAAGATGCGGATTCAGATTTAGATAGGGCAGACACGGCCGCGGCGGGTTCCGATACGGCGACGTCGAGCGACGACAAGCGGCTGATTTATGACTCGCCGCAGACACAGAACTGGAAGATCGGCTTGATCTTAAACACGCCGGTCACTTGCTCCAACGTGCTAGCCACCTATGTCGTGCCGATGAACTGGCCGGAACAGACTGTGACGCTAGTCAACCAGACGATCGACCGCGGCGTCACGGGCTGGAAAACACGCGACCTGCCGGGTGGAGCTCGCCAAGTCGTCGTGCAAATGGCACGAGTGACTGCGGGCTCGACCGTCGAAGCAACATTCGAGTTTGCCGTTGAACGATCGCGAATTCTGCCATCGGAAAACACCAGCGACTTGGTCCTTCCCAAACGCGTGCCGCGAGAACTGCGCAACTACATGGGCAACAGCCCCAACATCGACGCCAGTCATGGCCGGATCAGGGCGGTCGCGCGTGAGCTAAATGAAAAGGACGCGGAAAACGATTGGCAACGAATTGAACAAATTTATGACTACGTTCGCGACAACGTCGAATACGTCGAAGGTCCGATTCGAAATGCTTCGGACGCCCTCAAAGACGGCAAGGGTGACTGCGAAGACATGACCAGCCTGTTCGTGGCGTTGTGTCGAAACAACGGAATCCCGGCGCGGATGGTTTGGATTCCCGATCACTGTTATCCCGAGTACTATCTCGAGACGCCCAAGGTCGACGGAAAGGAAGGCGAGGGAATTTGGTTTCCGTGCCAAGCTGCTGGTACACGCCAATTTGGACGCATGGACGAGCATCGGCCAGTGCTACAGAAAGGTGATCGCTTCAAAGTCCCCGAGTCGAGCACTCCGCAGCGGTACGTCAGCGAGTACTTCCAGTGCGACCGATTCGGTAAAAGTAGTCCACGACCAAAATTCATTCGTGACCTGATCGACGTATAG
- a CDS encoding aminotransferase class IV: MNDLSDHRIGYLSGCWVEHDQMRISVDDAGFRQGVTVVERLRTYGGVLFEVDAHLVRWQTSLDYLGLNLGIDPVGINALMDELQRRNLSWLAKRKEFGVTLFATPGISGGSDATLGIHLNSLDVTTIGRRQTLGQPVVITNVRQPHADVWARSIKVRCRLHYFRADSVARKFADDAMGMLVDDDGSVTESSIANFAIVESGSITSPPSEQVLGGITQSVVERIASRNSIPWRRERLSPDRVVGADEVLLMGTDTGVWFANRIGNHTVSGGKPGPVYSILAASDVWAG; this comes from the coding sequence ATGAATGATCTATCGGACCATCGCATCGGATACCTGTCCGGTTGCTGGGTGGAACATGATCAAATGCGAATCTCGGTTGACGATGCCGGATTTCGGCAAGGGGTCACGGTCGTTGAAAGACTACGCACCTATGGAGGTGTCTTGTTCGAAGTCGATGCTCACTTAGTGCGGTGGCAGACTTCGCTCGACTATCTCGGATTGAACCTGGGTATCGATCCGGTCGGTATTAACGCGTTGATGGACGAATTGCAACGACGCAATCTTTCGTGGCTCGCAAAACGCAAAGAGTTCGGAGTCACGCTGTTCGCGACGCCCGGAATTAGTGGCGGTTCGGATGCAACGTTGGGGATCCATCTGAATTCGCTTGATGTGACGACGATTGGTCGACGTCAAACGTTGGGGCAACCAGTGGTAATCACCAATGTTCGCCAGCCTCACGCGGACGTTTGGGCGCGATCGATCAAGGTCCGTTGTCGGCTGCACTATTTTCGAGCCGACAGTGTCGCGAGAAAGTTTGCCGACGATGCCATGGGGATGCTGGTCGATGACGATGGTTCGGTGACCGAATCCAGCATCGCGAACTTTGCGATCGTCGAATCAGGAAGCATCACGTCGCCACCATCCGAACAAGTCTTGGGCGGGATCACTCAATCGGTCGTTGAACGGATCGCCAGCCGAAACAGTATCCCGTGGCGGCGTGAGAGACTTTCACCAGATCGTGTCGTCGGTGCTGACGAGGTGTTGTTGATGGGGACAGATACGGGCGTTTGGTTCGCCAATCGGATCGGCAACCATACTGTCAGTGGCGGTAAGCCTGGGCCGGTCTATTCTATTTTGGCCGCTTCGGACGTCTGGGCCGGTTAA
- a CDS encoding amidohydrolase family protein, producing MKRFQVFALFGAVIGTALMSPNVAAQQSTSTRPVVGLRSADASPILLSGGDVVTEPGQDPSRMDVLIQGNVIVRVAPEIDPPPGTQTIDIAGQRVHAGLIDAMHDVELPRNGGDDPAGYWNANVTPQDQAASAVTAAGSDLKKRRDQGITAELLAPKDGIIKGTSCVVLTVDPESPQRLLRDQVFQHATLTVPRGSNRGRNPNSPMGATALVRQSLYDTIWYRDAVHAYGLRDDLPRPERNVALEALAQVFQSQSLVIDAANERMAIRAADVCDEFSVSLIVRGSGREYRAIEEIANRVSTVLVPVNFPDTPDAATAESIREAPLVDWMHWRLAPENPAKLAAAGVEFCLTTDGLDDPGKFLKNVRTAVARGLDPTVAHASITTTPARLLGIEDQVGRVRAGMLANLVVTDGDLFSEKTKVMDTWVAGQRFPVESESMKTDDPLIGQWRLNLPTKDGSLPATLLIRNKGKTFAAKLQVDVVVASDDEEGQQSDEKEVEDETPKSVEIELANLIRQRERLSASVELASFKDDLGLRFVDGLSRLTLVTIQPAGSDSNEPTIFATLVGPSGERRTLNLKRVVKEDDEKEDDEKEEEGKKEERNKDSDEKSDETKPSTESIAVTYPLGSFGLTEPPAVHDSVLFRDATVWTCGPMGKLERGDVLVKDGKIVDVGMDLKAPAGTHIVDAKGKHITPGLIDCHSHAATDGGINESGQDVTAEVRIGDFIDNSDISIYRQLAGGVTTANVLHGSANPIGGQSQTIKFRWGESMSGMKFSQAPAGIKFALGENVKRSESRYPNTRMGVEQILRDQFLAARQYDAAWKAWRSGDRSALPPRRDLQLDALVEIQQGERWVHCHSYRQDEIVATLDVLEEFNIQIGTLQHILEGYKVADRIASHGAMASSFADWWAYKFEVFDAIPYNGVLLHNAGVTVSFNSDDAELARHLNTEAAKATKYGGVPEQEALKFVTLNPAKQLRIDDRVGSIEVGKDADLVVWSGRPLSTTTRCEQTWIDGQQYFSIATDRKMRERDQKTLTELIRLATSKDVSDKNDSDKKDEVKDQDPDEEDRWFRFDIFCNAGQNRGDNR from the coding sequence ATGAAACGTTTTCAGGTTTTTGCGTTGTTCGGTGCAGTCATCGGCACAGCGTTGATGTCGCCAAACGTGGCGGCTCAGCAATCAACGTCAACGCGTCCCGTGGTAGGCCTTCGGTCAGCCGATGCGTCACCGATTCTGCTAAGTGGCGGCGATGTCGTGACCGAGCCTGGCCAGGATCCCTCTCGGATGGATGTTCTGATCCAGGGGAACGTGATCGTTCGTGTCGCGCCCGAAATTGATCCGCCGCCGGGCACGCAAACGATCGACATCGCCGGCCAACGGGTTCATGCGGGCCTGATCGATGCGATGCACGACGTCGAACTGCCGCGAAACGGCGGCGACGATCCGGCTGGATATTGGAACGCCAATGTCACGCCCCAAGATCAAGCGGCGTCGGCAGTTACCGCGGCGGGCAGCGATCTGAAGAAGCGTCGGGATCAAGGAATCACTGCAGAACTTCTGGCGCCGAAAGACGGCATCATCAAAGGAACCAGTTGCGTTGTTTTAACGGTTGATCCCGAAAGTCCTCAGCGATTGCTTCGCGATCAAGTGTTCCAGCATGCGACGTTGACGGTGCCACGCGGATCGAATCGCGGGCGAAATCCAAATTCGCCGATGGGGGCCACGGCGCTGGTTCGTCAATCACTCTATGACACGATTTGGTATCGCGATGCAGTTCATGCTTACGGACTTCGTGACGACTTGCCACGTCCCGAGCGCAATGTGGCTTTGGAAGCACTCGCACAAGTCTTCCAGTCACAATCGTTGGTGATTGATGCAGCCAATGAGCGAATGGCGATCCGCGCGGCCGATGTTTGCGACGAGTTTTCGGTCTCCCTGATCGTCCGCGGCAGTGGACGCGAATACCGTGCGATCGAAGAAATCGCAAACCGCGTGTCGACGGTGTTGGTGCCAGTAAACTTTCCCGACACGCCAGATGCGGCAACCGCTGAATCGATTCGCGAAGCCCCGTTGGTCGATTGGATGCACTGGCGACTGGCACCCGAAAATCCTGCCAAGTTGGCTGCCGCTGGTGTCGAGTTTTGTTTGACGACGGACGGATTGGATGACCCGGGAAAATTCTTAAAGAACGTACGCACCGCCGTGGCACGTGGTTTGGATCCGACGGTTGCTCACGCATCGATCACGACGACGCCCGCGCGATTGTTGGGCATCGAGGACCAAGTTGGCCGAGTTCGCGCAGGAATGTTGGCGAACTTGGTGGTCACCGACGGCGATTTGTTTAGCGAAAAAACAAAGGTGATGGATACTTGGGTCGCTGGCCAAAGGTTTCCGGTCGAAAGTGAATCGATGAAAACAGACGATCCACTGATTGGTCAATGGCGACTGAACTTGCCGACCAAGGATGGATCACTTCCAGCAACACTTCTTATTCGCAACAAAGGCAAGACTTTTGCTGCAAAGTTGCAAGTTGATGTGGTCGTCGCTAGCGATGACGAGGAAGGTCAGCAGAGCGATGAAAAGGAAGTCGAAGACGAAACGCCCAAGTCGGTTGAAATTGAACTTGCCAATCTCATTCGCCAACGAGAACGTCTGTCAGCGTCGGTGGAGTTGGCATCGTTCAAAGATGACCTCGGTTTGCGATTTGTTGACGGATTGTCGCGTTTGACTCTCGTCACAATTCAGCCCGCCGGCAGCGATTCGAACGAACCCACTATCTTTGCAACGCTGGTTGGCCCCAGCGGTGAACGACGTACCCTGAATTTGAAAAGAGTTGTCAAAGAAGACGACGAGAAAGAAGACGACGAGAAAGAAGAGGAAGGGAAGAAGGAAGAACGCAACAAAGACAGTGACGAGAAAAGTGACGAGACGAAACCCAGCACTGAATCGATCGCGGTGACTTATCCCCTGGGATCGTTTGGGCTTACCGAGCCACCGGCGGTGCATGATTCGGTCCTGTTTCGTGATGCCACCGTTTGGACCTGTGGACCGATGGGCAAACTTGAACGTGGCGATGTCTTAGTGAAAGACGGCAAGATCGTTGACGTTGGAATGGATTTGAAGGCTCCGGCGGGAACTCACATTGTCGATGCCAAAGGCAAACACATCACCCCGGGATTGATTGATTGTCATTCTCACGCCGCCACCGATGGCGGCATCAACGAATCGGGGCAAGACGTCACTGCCGAGGTGCGAATCGGTGATTTTATCGACAACAGTGACATCTCCATTTATCGACAACTCGCTGGTGGAGTCACGACCGCGAACGTGCTGCATGGATCGGCGAATCCGATCGGCGGTCAAAGCCAGACGATCAAATTTCGTTGGGGCGAATCAATGTCGGGGATGAAGTTTTCGCAGGCACCAGCAGGAATCAAGTTTGCACTTGGCGAGAACGTCAAACGATCTGAAAGCCGTTATCCCAACACACGCATGGGCGTCGAACAGATCTTGCGAGATCAGTTTCTGGCTGCACGCCAATACGATGCGGCTTGGAAAGCTTGGAGGTCAGGCGATCGTTCGGCCTTGCCACCTCGCCGTGACTTGCAGTTGGACGCATTGGTTGAAATTCAACAGGGCGAGCGGTGGGTTCACTGTCATAGTTACCGGCAAGACGAAATCGTTGCGACCTTGGATGTGTTGGAAGAATTCAATATTCAAATTGGAACGCTGCAGCACATTTTGGAAGGCTATAAAGTCGCTGATCGTATCGCGTCGCATGGCGCGATGGCGTCGTCGTTTGCGGACTGGTGGGCCTACAAGTTCGAAGTCTTTGACGCGATTCCCTATAACGGCGTCTTGTTGCACAACGCCGGCGTGACGGTATCGTTCAACAGCGATGATGCTGAACTGGCTCGGCACCTGAATACCGAAGCCGCCAAAGCGACCAAGTACGGTGGCGTTCCGGAACAAGAGGCGTTGAAGTTTGTGACGCTAAATCCAGCAAAACAGCTACGGATCGATGATCGTGTTGGCTCAATCGAAGTCGGCAAAGACGCCGACTTGGTCGTCTGGAGCGGGCGTCCGCTGTCAACCACAACGCGGTGCGAACAGACGTGGATCGATGGCCAGCAGTACTTCTCGATTGCAACCGATCGAAAGATGCGGGAACGCGATCAGAAGACTCTGACGGAACTGATTCGCTTGGCGACATCAAAGGATGTCAGCGACAAGAACGACAGTGACAAGAAAGATGAAGTGAAAGATCAGGATCCGGATGAAGAGGATCGATGGTTTCGGTTCGACATCTTTTGCAATGCTGGACAAAACCGAGGAGACAACCGATGA
- a CDS encoding amidohydrolase family protein gives MKRMIPMMASLAIATGSLATGSLTTGLLATLLVASDQIPGPKQTQPILIQDATIHRVDEPTIQKGSVLFDDGKIVAVGKTVDSPDNCIVVDGTGKHVYPGLIESMTDLGLREILSVDESVDSRERGDRNPNVRSWVAVNPDSELIPVARAGGVLIAHVSPGGSFVRGQTSVMQLDGWMTSEMNLLAPAGLSVNWESMQPSDKDAAKVAEKRDEKLAELDDWFDQATRYGEARAAGTIAVATDLRLESLLPVIKGERPLFVEANRQSTIESAVAYAVGRKIRLVICGGYDAAECADLLKRFDIPVIVAGTYRLPLRRGDAYDAPYTLPERLWKAGVKFAICGEGPGYPGGSSNARNLPYHAANAVAYGLDRDEAIRAITLSAATILGVDQQIGSVTAGKDATLILCDGDVLETETHVSKAWIQGRTVDLTSRHTMLFEKYKQKYQQ, from the coding sequence ATGAAACGAATGATCCCAATGATGGCCTCGCTCGCCATCGCGACTGGTTCGCTGGCGACTGGTTCACTGACGACTGGTTTACTGGCGACTTTGTTAGTGGCTAGCGACCAGATTCCTGGACCCAAGCAAACGCAGCCGATCTTGATCCAAGACGCGACGATCCATCGTGTTGATGAGCCGACGATTCAGAAAGGTTCAGTATTGTTTGACGATGGCAAGATTGTCGCGGTTGGCAAAACAGTTGACTCGCCCGACAACTGTATCGTTGTTGACGGGACGGGCAAACACGTTTACCCCGGACTGATCGAATCGATGACAGATCTGGGGCTTCGCGAAATTCTGTCAGTCGATGAATCTGTTGACAGTCGCGAACGTGGGGATCGCAATCCCAATGTGCGTTCCTGGGTTGCGGTGAATCCGGACAGCGAACTGATCCCGGTGGCGCGGGCCGGCGGCGTTCTGATTGCCCACGTTTCGCCCGGTGGCAGCTTCGTTCGCGGTCAAACTTCGGTCATGCAGTTAGACGGCTGGATGACAAGTGAGATGAATCTGTTGGCACCGGCCGGCTTGAGCGTGAACTGGGAGTCGATGCAGCCGAGCGACAAAGACGCAGCCAAGGTTGCCGAAAAGCGAGACGAGAAGCTTGCTGAGTTAGATGATTGGTTCGACCAGGCGACTCGTTATGGCGAAGCACGTGCTGCTGGCACGATTGCAGTCGCGACTGATCTAAGACTGGAATCGTTGCTGCCGGTGATCAAGGGCGAGCGACCGTTGTTTGTCGAAGCCAATCGTCAATCAACGATCGAGTCTGCGGTTGCTTATGCCGTCGGCCGCAAGATTCGATTGGTGATCTGTGGTGGCTATGATGCGGCCGAGTGTGCTGATCTGTTGAAACGTTTTGACATTCCGGTGATCGTTGCCGGAACGTATCGGTTGCCGCTGCGTCGCGGCGATGCGTATGACGCACCCTACACGCTTCCCGAGCGGCTTTGGAAAGCAGGGGTGAAGTTCGCCATCTGTGGTGAAGGGCCCGGGTATCCCGGTGGTTCATCGAACGCACGAAACTTGCCGTATCATGCAGCCAACGCGGTTGCCTATGGGCTGGATCGTGATGAAGCGATCCGCGCGATCACGTTGTCGGCGGCAACGATCCTAGGTGTGGATCAGCAAATCGGATCCGTCACCGCCGGTAAAGACGCAACGCTAATTCTGTGTGATGGCGATGTGCTGGAAACGGAGACTCATGTCAGTAAGGCCTGGATTCAAGGTCGTACCGTCGACTTGACCAGTCGCCACACGATGCTGTTCGAAAAGTACAAACAGAAATATCAGCAGTAG